In the genome of Hydractinia symbiolongicarpus strain clone_291-10 chromosome 5, HSymV2.1, whole genome shotgun sequence, one region contains:
- the LOC130645984 gene encoding uncharacterized protein LOC130645984, translating into MYIVLLKLHIRLSLSLLLVQVLALFIWTSPLVILVMHALMSYEDFFNRKGAPTLINSDNGSNFTSTLEFASAHGTQWTFNVEAAHWQDGFFERLVQSVKRCLRKCSGKYFVNYEELLTFLAEIERILNNRPLTFFNDDVNERNLNAQWLNEYVVNLRETHKHCIQSSKNVISVNDIVLIDDNRHKRSFWKLGKVIALITGKDNNVRAAKVEYVTNNFVRSLNRPVNKLYPVELS; encoded by the exons ATGTATATAGTGCTGTTAAAACTGCACATAAGGCTTAGCTTGTCCTTGTTACTTGTGCAAGTTCTCGCGCTATTTATTTGGACATCGCCACTGGTTATTTTGGTGATGCATGCGTTAATGTCCTACGAagatttttttaacagaaaagGTGCACCTACTTTAATTAATTCGGACAATGGATCAAACTTTACTAGTACTCTAGAATTTGCTAGTGCACATGGCACCCAATGGACTTTTAACGTCGAAGCCGCCCACTGGCAGGATGGGTTTTTCGAGAGGCTGGTTCAGTCAGTAAAACGATGTTTACGAAAATGCTCGggtaaatattttgtaaattacgAAGAGCTTTTGACCTTTCTTGCGGAAATTGAAAGGATACTAAATAATCgccctttaacattttttaacgaCGACGTGAATGAAAGAAATCTTAACGCCCA GTGGTTAAACGAATATGTTGTGAATTTACGTGAAACACATAAACATTGTATACAGTCCTCTAAAAACGTTATTTCTGTGAACGATATCGTATTGATTGATGACAATAGACACAAACGGTCATTTTGGAAACTTGGAAAAGTAATTGCATTAATAACCGGTAAAGACAATAATGTACGAGCTGCAAAAGTCGAGTATGTGACGAACAATTTTGTACGATCTCTAAACAGACCGGTAAACAAACTTTACCCCGTTGAACTGTCGTGA
- the LOC130645985 gene encoding uncharacterized protein LOC130645985: MFMKALGLVFVFIIRIRFPRSKSIANVINQRYGNSILKDIRKFEQCDYKLRKCKLDLEFLESCKVNNVTPNFLNFRVANRNLRNSTAYRKCQLALLDDEIKTKRKKSLLCKGLNFAIPPKKLEYASYLVPFELLMRDINRDDLSNEDKNYIKTRLKDTAFSSYYSYNSNPEKPSLPANEFKALQDLMNRDDIVIQKADKGNTVVLLNKDSYILAVESLLDDDTKFAKLNIPPGKDINYIINIENRLRKSYRSLLNNNYIDETTYKKLCPSGSNPGVLYGLAKVHKPCVNGVPKFRPILSAIGTPTYKLAKFLVPKLVSLTINDYTVKDSFSFASEIVQQNPNCYMASFDVNSLFPNIPLHETIDIIINEIESNSIDGIPKKDLKHLLTLATTESIFVFNGVYYKQIDGVAMGSPLGPILANIFMCHYENIWLENCPSEFKPIYYRRYVDDIFVLFESREHIQNFYEYINSRHQNIKFTFEEECDKVLPFLDVCVMREGDSFVTNVYRKPTFSGVYTNFSSFIPMEYKHGLIFSLLYRCYHLCLDLNKFHVEISQLKTILGRNGYPSKVFEFCLRIFKSRNYEPKEQVSLAPKKELVLALPFLGKITLQIRTRLHRLFKQKLAHCNVKLIFFSKRRLRSCFAFKDRIPESLRSGLVYCFKCSGCNATYYGKTKRHFKVRMSEHLGISALTGKRVKPGPQASAVLEHLMFCNYSQASFHNFSVLAEESKDFKLTLMESLLIERDCPILNNTILQSRLIASADTELRIPLPSSSFELCKS; this comes from the exons ATGTTCATGAAAGCCCTTGGattagtttttgttttcattatccgTATTCGGTTTCCACGTTCAAAATCTATCGCTAATGTTATTAATCAAAGGTatggaaattcaattttgaaggACATTAGGAAATTTGAACAATGTGattataaattaagaaaatgtaaactGGATCTTGAATTCTTGGAGTCTTGCAAAGTAAACAATGTCACACcgaatttcttaaattttcgaGTCGCCAATAGAAATCTTCGTAACTCTACTGCGTATCGTAAATGTCAACTAGCGCTACTTGACGATGAAATCAAAACCAAAAGAA AAAAATCGTTGCTTTGTAAGGGACTAAATTTCGCTATCCCCCCAAAGAAGTTGGAATATGCAAGCTATCTCGTACCTTTCGAACTTTTGATGAGAGATATCAACAGAGACGACCTGTCTAACGAAGACAAAAACTACATAAAAACAAGACTGAAAGATACTGCCTTTTCATCTTATTACTCGTACAACAGTAATCCAGAGAAGCCCAGCCTTCCTGCCAATGAGTTTAAAGCATTACAAGACCTCATGAATCGTGATGATATCGTAATACAAAAAGCTGATAAAGGAAACACAGTAGTATTGTTGAACAAAGATAGTTATATTTTAGCTGTTGAGTCCCTTCTCGATGATGATACAAAATTTGCTAAATTGAACATTCCTCCTGGTAAGGACATTAATTATATAATTAATATAGAAAATAGATTGAGGAAATCCTATAGATCTTTATTAAACAATAATTATATCGATGAAACTACGTACAAGAAACTTTGTCCCAGTGGGTCCAATCCTGGTGTTTTGTATGGTCTAGCCAAGGTACATAAACCTTGTGTTAATGGCGTACCCAAGTTTCGTCCTATTCTTTCTGCTATTGGTACTCCCACGTACAAGCTTGCAAAGTTTCTTGTACCTAAGCTTGTAAGTCTCACTATCAATGACTATACCGTGAAAGACTCCTTCAGTTTTGCGTCTGAAATTGTTCAGCAGAATCCTAACTGTTATATGGCTAGTTTTGATGTTAATTCACTTTTTCCGAATATTCCAttacatgaaacgattgatATTATTATCAATGAGATAGAATCTAATTCTATAGATGGTATTCCTAAGAAAGATTTGAAACATCTTCTTACTCTAGCGACTACCGAgtctatttttgttttcaacggCGTATATTATAAGCAAATTGACGGTGTGGCTATGGGGTCTCCGTTAGGGCCTATACTGGCCAATATTTTTATGTGTCATTATGAAAACATTTGGCTTGAAAATTGTCCGTCTGAATTTAAGCCGATCTATTATAGACGATATGTTgatgatatttttgttttatttgaatCACGTGAGcatattcaaaatttttatgaatataTTAATTCTAGGCACCAGAATATTAAATTCACGTTTGAAGAAGAATGTGATAAGGTTTTGCCATTCTTGGACGTTTGCGTCATGCGTGAAGGTGATTCTTTTGTCACCAACGTATATAGGAAACCAACATTTAGTGGAGTTTATACTAACTTTTCTAGTTTCATACCCATGGAATATAAACACggcttgattttttctttactttatcGTTGTTACCATCTGTGTTTAGACCTTAATAAATTTCATGTAGAAATATCTCAGTTGAAGACTATTCTTGGAAGGAATGGATACCcttcaaaggtttttgaattCTGTCTCAGAATTTTCAAGAGCAGAAATTACGAACCGAAGGAACAAGTGTCCCTTGCTCCTAAGAAAGAGTTAGTCCTTGCTTTACCTTTTTTAGGAAAGATTACCTTACAAATTAGAACACGTTTGCACCGTTTGTTTAAGCAGAAACTGGCACATTGTAATgttaaacttatatttttttctaagaggAGGCTACGTAGCTGCTTTGCCTTTAAGGACAGAATACCCGAATCGTTACGCTCCGGACTCGTTTACTGTTTTAAGTGTAGTGGCTGCAACGCCACTTATTATGGCAAAACAAAACGCCATTTTAAAGTCCGTATGTCTGAGCATTTAGGTATTTCTGCACTTACAGGTAAACGCGTTAAACCTGGTCCCCAGGCCAGTGCCGTTCTTgaacatttaatgttttgtaattACTCTCAAGCATCGTTTCACAACTTCTCAGTACTTGCGGAAGAGTCTAAAGATTTTAAACTTACTCTGATGGAGAGCTTACTAATTGAGCGTGACTGTCCCATTTTAAATAACACG ATACTTCAGTCCAGGCTCATTGCTTCTGCAGACACAGAGCTAAGAATACCCTTACCATCATCCAGCTTTGAactttgtaaaagttaa